A stretch of Aedes aegypti strain LVP_AGWG chromosome 2, AaegL5.0 Primary Assembly, whole genome shotgun sequence DNA encodes these proteins:
- the LOC5577277 gene encoding protein G12 isoform X2 gives MKAVFVFTALVAITTASYIPVEASTKSLKDDFQDFVNLLPVDKLTDLVVRYLTTDKEFQEAFAYLQGKEFAAVWDQLFALKEVKEVLNYLEDAGLEVYELLNQVADFLGLNHVKPTKGVKSSGGLSGFVDEALALLPLKELKALFEEKLKTSPEFKAFFDKLSSTDFQKLVDFYQNSKEAQALVQKLRDHGVDVDKFFELVAGFFGWGL, from the exons ATGAAGGCCGTTTTTGTATTCACCGCTCTGGTGGCAATCACCACCGCTTCCTATATCCCTGTTGAAGCGTCAACCAAAAGCCTCAAAGACGACTTCCAAGACTTCGTCAACCTGCTGCCGGTGGACAAACTCACCGATCTGGTCGTACGCTACTTAACCACTGACAAGGAATTTCAGGAAGCGTTCGCCTATCTGCAGGGTAAGGAGTTCGCCGCCGTTTGGGATCAGTTGTTCGCCCtgaaggaagtcaaggaagtgCTGAACTACTTGGAAGATGCTGGTTTGGAAGTTTATGAGCTGCTTAATCAGGTTGCCGATTTCCTGGGACTGAATCACGTCAAGCCGACGAAAGGAGTTAAGAGCT CCGGAGGATTGAGCGGATTTGTCGATGAGGCTCTTGCTCTGCTGCCCCTGAAGGAACTGAAGGCTCTCTTTGAAGAGAAACTGAAGACCAGCCCTGAATTCAAGGCGTTCTTTGACAAGCTGTCTAGCACTGACTTCCAGAAGTTGGTTGACTTCTACCAG AACTCCAAGGAAGCTCAAGCTTTGGTCCAGAAGCTGCGTGATCATGGAGTCGATGTAGACAAGTTCTTCGAACTGGTCGCTGGATTCTTCGGATGGGGTTTGTAA
- the LOC5577277 gene encoding protein G12 isoform X1: protein MKAVFVFTALVAITTASYIPVEASTKSLKDDFQDFVNLLPVDKLTDLVVRYLTTDKEFQEAFAYLQGKEFAAVWDQLFALKEVKEVLNYLEDAGLEVYELLNQVADFLGLNHVKPTKGVKSLKAGGLSGFVDEALALLPLKELKALFEEKLKTSPEFKAFFDKLSSTDFQKLVDFYQNSKEAQALVQKLRDHGVDVDKFFELVAGFFGWGL, encoded by the exons ATGAAGGCCGTTTTTGTATTCACCGCTCTGGTGGCAATCACCACCGCTTCCTATATCCCTGTTGAAGCGTCAACCAAAAGCCTCAAAGACGACTTCCAAGACTTCGTCAACCTGCTGCCGGTGGACAAACTCACCGATCTGGTCGTACGCTACTTAACCACTGACAAGGAATTTCAGGAAGCGTTCGCCTATCTGCAGGGTAAGGAGTTCGCCGCCGTTTGGGATCAGTTGTTCGCCCtgaaggaagtcaaggaagtgCTGAACTACTTGGAAGATGCTGGTTTGGAAGTTTATGAGCTGCTTAATCAGGTTGCCGATTTCCTGGGACTGAATCACGTCAAGCCGACGAAAGGAGTTAAGAGCT TAAAAGCCGGAGGATTGAGCGGATTTGTCGATGAGGCTCTTGCTCTGCTGCCCCTGAAGGAACTGAAGGCTCTCTTTGAAGAGAAACTGAAGACCAGCCCTGAATTCAAGGCGTTCTTTGACAAGCTGTCTAGCACTGACTTCCAGAAGTTGGTTGACTTCTACCAG AACTCCAAGGAAGCTCAAGCTTTGGTCCAGAAGCTGCGTGATCATGGAGTCGATGTAGACAAGTTCTTCGAACTGGTCGCTGGATTCTTCGGATGGGGTTTGTAA